TAATGTCAAATCCCAATTTTTATTGCAaatttaacaccttaagattctGACAATTAATTGCCCGTTAATCATGATTACAAAaacaaaagtgctaaataatttGCTAAAAAATATAGCTcaaataatcatgaaaatatCACATAACAATCGTAGAAGTTCATCCACACTTAGGTATAAAAACTagtaaaacatgaaaattatgaaaataagaTCCAAACTAGTATTATAACCAAACATTAGAATCAatacaagaaataaaataattggagaaatatcacccttgtcacatgagttctaaactctccatcttcatcctcaaCTTCATCTATATTTAGTTACATACAAGACTTGGATGAAACAAACTATACTAAttaccctaactaatgaactaaggaaattttagtgaaagaatatttttataCAGTTTCTCTAGATTCCAAAGTTCTATAATAGGCTCAAAAAAGGCCCTATTtatagaaaattgaagcttcaaaTGAGTTTTTAAAGTTGATGTAAAATTTTCACGGGATTCCCAAAATATTCTTCTACTAGTCTCCACGGTCTTCTTTACAGCTACAATCGAAATTCTTCCTGGAATTGAGCTGTAAAAAGTTATAAAAATACGTGGCCGTGCACGTTGCACAACTTCCTTAAGAATACGTGGGGTCAATATGCAGGTGTAATGTTGCATATTGCACCCGTGTGTTGCCTTCTCTGcaggtttgcatttttctaatcAGTCTTCaactttgttctatttttacaccaatttcaactgatattttatTGATGATGAAGGCCGCAATAAATCTtgtataaaacataaaagttgctCCCCTTGAATTAGCTTTTCAAttcatcaagaatcatctaatttggagttCTGTAGAttgagaaataaccaaaatacccttaacCGGTCAATCCTCTATTTTAACTTTTGACAATAAAAATGGTTgactgtattttgactttttgattagaaaaattcatGAACTAGATTTTGATGTATCCATAAAAAAATATAGatgtcttagcttcaaagtGGCTTAAGAATCATTTAAATCCAATgcttgtaactcaagttatagccaaaatattaGAGGGTGTGAAAGCTGTCAAACTTTACTTTTTTAtaacttgattgcatttcatcttttgaacattttgcacttcatattcttcTTAAATCACTttaaatcatcaataatcaacCAAATATATTCTCAACTCACTCCATATAATGATTGCATCATTAAaccctacaaaaacatgaattttttcaCTATTCAAATCCATAAAAATCCAATTTTTCTCATtgaaaccacaaaatgcatactTCACTAGAAActtatttaattagttataaagatgactaaaacataccaaaactaaataataaaaaaaacacttaaaacacacaaaataTACACTTATTAGTCCTCTATAAAAAAATCTTCAAAGGATTGCCACATTAGAAATCTTCTCAGGAACTCGTCTGAACATGTTTTTAGACAATCAACAAGAAGAAATCAAGTCTCTAGTGAAAAATCTGCATAGAAAGTcaacccaaaattttgcaagagTTGAGATAAAATCCCAGATAATGAAACTGACAATTAACAATATAATGACAATCACACTGTTTGGATTGGCCATTTgttcaaaaacaagttttttaaatacaatgttacagtaatacataataactcaaaaaacatctcatccatacaatatatcaaatatttcaaaaaaaatttcatatacactgctacaataaaatttttcaaaaacactctaaaaaacaactaatccatacAGAATGAATGTTTTTGGGAAAACGATACTATGGAACTGAAATGGAAGATAATAAGGAGTCCTTTCTATTTCATGATATTGTTAAGGAAATGTTTGAGTTGCTTCATTTCAATCCGGTGGATTTCTTGCCAATTCTCAGGTGGATTGGTTTTACGaatgttgaaagaaaaatgctagaatttcagaaaaaaatctgatgagtTCTTGCAACATTTGCCAGATGCTCAACGATCTTGTCCAAGAACTGCAGGTGGAAGGAGGACAATCATTGAAGTATTGCTGTCTATGCAAGAATTGGAACCTGAATAGTACTAAGATGAAATAATCAAAGGCTTTATACAGGTATGTGGTAAATATTGATAATTGATTTTAATATAGCCCAATGCAGGTTCTAGAAAAGTGAAAGATTTACCTACAAATTGTGGAATGACCACCAAACGATCATAATATATTTAGGATAATATACATGGTCTTTTCTGGCATTTAACAATCCTTTTGAGCTGCCATATACTACCCTTATTCTCTTCTACATTGCACTTTTTAAAAGTTTATTTGAGTTTTCACTTTGacaatataaattttttaattttaaaagtaCACTGCTTAAAGTTTTTAAATGTGTCTGAATCTACCTCAGTCATAATTATTTGTATTATGAGTTGGACTAAATTTACAAAATTTCTTGCAAGTTTAACATgggcggtggtggtggtggttcaTTTCAAGGATTTCTACTGATTCGAGTTGTATCACTAATGATTCGATCGGCCAAATTTTGAGAACCATTTGACACTTCAAAGTACCAAGTGTAAGTGATTGAAACTTTATTAGTAGTGCAGAGTGGAATAaacacgaaaaaaaaaagaaaaaaaaaagatcaaaggAAGTATGTACGTGAACCATTATCTTCAgtcaaaatgaaataaatgaaaaggtaataccttttgttgaaaattcaacttttgatttggtgttttttgaatattttaagtAGTGAAATGCAACAGATATCTTGTACGTTTTGTAGACACACAGCTATATTAGAAAAACAGAATACAATTTGCAAATCTGGTTAAATAAAATTGAGGACGTAATTACTAGTCTTAAATGCAATGGAATTTAGCAAGTCTTAATTTTCCTAATAGGATTGGCTAAGAAAATTTAGAGTAGTCTCAATTGTTACCAACCTAAAGGCTAAGATCCTTAGAGCAATATGTAACTGCTGCAAATGTCAAACTACCAATTCAGTAATTGTTGCAAAAAAATAGCTGCCAAAAATTTATTGGTTTTCCAGTAATAAAGAGCAATATGtaacaaattaaattaatagTTTAAGAAGTAAACTGCAAATAGGTCATAGTTCCAGCTTTGCAGTTGGCAATCAACGCTTTTCAACTTCCTGTCTAGCATGATGTTAACATTGATGTGGTGAGACGCTACTGGCTGCGGGGTCAGATACTTCATCCATCACAGCAGAGTGGGCTATGTCTCTTCTGCTAAACCATCCTCAAGAGCTGAAAAGGGCTAGAACTGAGCTAGACAGAACAACTGGTCAAAACCGTTTAATAGAAGAACAAGATCTTCCTAATCTGCCTTACCTCCGAAGCATCATTTATGAGTCACAAAGATTACATATCCAGCTGCTCCAACTCTCGTTCCGTGCGAATCATCAAGTGATAGCACCATTGGGAACCACAATATGCCCTCTAAAACTTTGTTGATGGTAAATGCTTGGGCTATTCATAGGGATCCTCAGCTGTGGGATGATCCTGAGAGTTTCAAGCCCGAAAGGTTCTTAGGCCTGGAAAATGATGCATCCAAGTACAGGTTCATACCATTTGGTTTTGGTAGGGAGGATTTGTCCTGGTGCTGGCCTCGCCAATCGGTTGGTGGGATAGGCTTTGGGAGCGTTGGTTCAGTGCTTTGATTGGGAGAGGATTAGCAATGAGTTGGTAGATTTATCTGAAGCTGCAGAAATCACAGTGCCTAAGGCCTTGCCATTAATTAGAGGCAATTTGCAAGCCTCGCGAAGCCTGGGAGCATCGGAAATGCAGCAGTTGCTCTTGATGAATATCGCCACTggcttttctgaccacaatctaCTTAAGAACTTAGAATATGTGAACAACTACTCGAGTTGAGAGGAAGCTTGAGGCTTGTTttgagaaaaatcttgaattaCATAAAGGTATATATAGAGGGCTAAGGATGATAGATCGCAACAGTTTTcttcaagtaggaaaagaaagaatctCTAAGATTTTGCACCTAAAGGTGATGCTTGGATAATATCAGCAGCTATACAAATAGAATAAAGGTTCGATCTTTCTTAGACAACATGAAATCTTAAGATGCATTAGCATGCTGATAACATTGACAACAGGAAGGTGTACTATGGTTTATGAATATCAGTTTCATGTAAGTGTATGATGCATTGAAGTTTCTAAACTGGAAGGCCCCAACACAATAAGACCTTTTCGGAATGACTAATAAGACCCTTCTCCAATGAGCACAACTGTAATTCCTTTGATTGTTTAAGGATAATATCACGTCTGATTATGTTCCATTGTTTCCTTTAACCCTTTTCTTTATGCAGATTTACTTACCAAAATATCTTAGGCCATCTCTCGCAAAGGAAttgaagttttcttttctttctttctttttgttatcTGTAAGGAATAAAGATAGGAGGAATTGAAGTTGTTGTTTTTATGCTTTATCAAAGTTGAAATTAAACCGATCCTCCCCTAATGGTCATGGTCTAGAAATCCAGTACAAAAGTGACAAGAACGTACAAAGAAGGATTGTAGCAGATTCTCCATTTCTAAGGAACATTTTTGTCTAACACAGAAATGATGCCTTCCTAGACCTTCTCCACATGTTTAAACGGATCGAATCACAATACAGAAGATCCAACCCTATTATCCTTTCCATAGATATTTAATGGATCCATGGTTGGTTTCTAtgctttttcttatttaaaacttttaaattgattTAATATGAGTAACAAGTGCCAGTTTGGTGCTCCTACCTTGGGTTTATTTTcttatacaaattgaaaataattGGAAGCAATGTGCTTAATTTGCAAAGACCGGGCCGCTTTTTAAATTAAGCCAATAAAGGAAGTTTTTATTGTAAGGAAATGCTCCTATGCATAATTATTAACCCCGGCCTGATATTGGCATTGAACTAATCAATTCGGTGAATTGGCGACTTAGCAGGATTGAGTTAGTAGTTGGAATGAATAAGGAAGAAATTAGTTAACTGGTCAATGACTTATCGGTTCAACTAGTAAATTCAAAAAATTGTGAGTTCAACCATTGATtcaataattatatattatctTTAAAAGTTTTAAtatgcaattttttttatactaatGAACATGGTTCAATCACTAACCTACGGTTGAATCTAGCGAGACCATGCTAGTAGGTGAACCGGATAAGGTAGAAACCAGTTGACTAATTAATGACTCGTACATTTCCTCTAGAGGAGTTGACCACCACATTAATTATGAAGTGAAAGATATTAAGGGTTCAAACCTAACCTCATATCAATATATCTCTATATGAGACTTGTTCTAGTGCACCCGTCTGATCTGATAATGGTTCAGTCCCCATCAGGTCCCTCGACTCAGTTGGACCACCCTCTAAAGTAGGCTTAATGATTCGTTGGTTCAActaataaattaagaaaatcacTAGTTTAACTATTGATTCGataattatattattttagatattttaatctactagtatttttttttatgcttatatatgcatggTTCAATCACTAAATCATCTGTTGAATcaatctttcaaaaaaaaaaatcctttgaATCAATACTTTGTGGGGTCGGTTTTCGGACTagatttaataactatgctccTAGGAGCTAAGCAACTATTCAGTTTCATCTTTTGTAACTGATTTACCATATAGTTTGAATTAATTTGAAGTAACATGAACGAAAATGAGTCGAGCACAATTTTTGCATTTGAAGCTCACCTCTATGGGAATATATCCTGCATTCAAGTTTAAGTAACCTAATCAACAGTTGTATTAAAAAGAGTCTTATTTATCAAAGTATGCGATAAGATAATCACCTAAAGTTGTTTCTCCTCCTTGCACTACTGGAAAACTGTAAATGCACTTACACACTGACATATCTAACTCTAACTCGATATTATTACACAGCTAAAAGAGACTCAAAGTTGATCAAAACGTTGGCTTAGTGCAACTGCTGTATCTTCATGACAAAACCCTTCTCACCTAAAGATTGCAAAAGGGGAGGAAAAAGGGAACAGAATCAGAAAAGAGACCGAGGCTGAAATATGCAGATGGTGCCTTAAGTACAATCACATCCATATAGCGTTGGCTTCGATAAGCAATGGTTTCAACTTGCCTCGAATGTTGAGGCTCAGAACCTCAGTGGAACCGCCAACAAATAGCTTCCCTATGAAAACAGCAGGAACACTAGGATTACATCCTAATGTTAGCAATGCATTCTCAATATCCCTTCCTTTCGGGTGATGATCAAGCTCACAAACCGTAGGATTCGCCCCAAAGCTTCTTATCAGCATCTTGATAGCATGGGAAATGCAGCAGTTGCTCTTGCTGAAGATCACAACTGGCTTTTCTGACCCCAATCTCCTCACTGTTTCCATTCTACTAAAAagttttgaattattatttgaTCAGAGGAAGTTTAAGTCTTGGTTTCAGAAATATCTGAATTTCATAAAGGCATATATAGAGAAATAAAGATGATGGACTGCTATAGTTTCCTTCTCGAGCAGGAAAAATACGAATATCTGTAAGATCATTTTGCTTCTAAAGTTGATTCTTGGATAATATCAGCTGCGATACAAACACAATAAAGGTTTGATCTGTCTCAGACAACAAAGAATCTTAGTATGTGTACCTAGCAAGATCGTCTACTTCACACTCTCTGCTTGCCTGGAGGAAAAGGTTCATATCTGTTTTATGAAACCATCTTGCATTTGGCTGGCGCAGCAAAGTCATCCCTCTTCAAAGCTCCCTATTTCTTCCAGACGACTCTACTTCTCTGATGCTAGGAATAGGAGGAATTGTCCCAAAACATGCTGCCGTGCAAGATCGTCTACTTCACACTCCTTGCTTGCCTGGAGGAAAAGGCAAACCAGGAGAAACAGATCATAGGTATGTGTACCTAGCTTATCCTCAATCAACTATCAGGCCCCATGTCTTCATTTTGGCAACTATATAATATAATCATCGTATGATTTCAGAACAGCACAAGCAAAAGGCTACTACACTTGTAATTTAAACTGGCTCTGTCGGTGGTATGTATGATGCATAATAAAAGTACTGAGATATGAATAAAAGATCCAATTCCATAGTTTGATGCACATGAGAATCTACagcctttcattttcattttcctaGTAGAATGCCTTTGCGTGGAAAACTTGCAAACTATTAAGTGGTAGATTTTGGGACATTATTTGGTTTAGCTGTTTCAGGGATACGGTTCATCGTCTTAGAATGAGGTGCCTCCCTAGAACCACCCAAGAGACCTTGCAGAGGACAAAGAATTGGGTAAGTAAATTATTTATTCGAGCTTGAGTGAAAATTTAAAACTATGGTTGTGGTGAGATGTAATTGGGTCGAGAAATTAAGAGTAACTAGATTTTTAACTCCTTCAGATGTAAATCAATAAATTGATGAGTGAACGGATAAGAGTCGATCACAATTGCACCAATCGTGATAAGTGGTAATAGTTGATTGGCCGCCTGACAGGGTAACAAGCAATTTTCTGAATTCAGAGCCCCCACAATTTGAGTTCTGCACAAGTTTGTCCCGAGTACTATAAATCAATTGAAGTTCGGTGTAAATTAgtttagaaagaaaaaaaaatctaaaagttGGTGGTCGATAAATTGGAATCGGGTGTAAACAAGTTGAAGTCAGGTGTAAATAAGTTGCAGTTGGTTCGCAAATAGTGTAAATAGGCAAATATTTTGGATTATAGTGTAAATGATTATTTTACCCTCAAATTGCAGCAAATTCAACTTGTGAGGCTTTTTGCCTCCTCTTTCCCCCTTCTCCtccttcctcctttcttccctTCTTCCCTCTCCCCACTCTCGGCCTCTACCTTTTCCCTCCCCCTTTGGGTGGCGAGGGGAGGGAGAGAGGTGAGAGTAGGGAGAGGGTGAGAGGAGAGGGGAGGAGGGGAGGAAggaggagaggaagagagaggagaaaaagaaaggaataaaaTGGTGGTCGGCGACACAGTGGTaggtaggcctgtcaacgggtcgaaTCCGGATtagaattcattattccggacccggactCGGCATACCATATTGGACCCGGATCCGGGTCGGGTCTACCTGAAAAAATCtatcaaacttataatttctaataaaaatgagaaaaaaatatatttgtaactaatttctaactaatacaaaaaaaaaatcaaataagaaaagaaatcaaattaattttactcaaatacatcgccctaatcaaattatattgataaatatatattttttaaattattaatccatttatattcggatccgggtctaatatggatcggaatactatattccgtatccgatccgttttttgtttgacaaaacggatccggatccggatccgggtaacggaattaaatccctacccgtACCCGCAATAATTTTACGGACCCGGTCCTGGTCCGGGTCGTTGATAGGCCTAGTGGTAGGTTGAGATGAGGggtgaagaagaagaatagaaagaatggtatttttttttgtgttttatgagtattttaaggttgaattttaaaaattttaaaaagtatttTGAAATTACTGTGATAAGGTTATTACAAAATTAAACTTTTAAGagaaaacttgacaaaaaactcTCGTTTACAAACAGGACCCTT
The genomic region above belongs to Coffea eugenioides isolate CCC68of unplaced genomic scaffold, Ceug_1.0 ScVebR1_1982;HRSCAF=2928, whole genome shotgun sequence and contains:
- the LOC113756106 gene encoding monothiol glutaredoxin-S6-like isoform X2 yields the protein MTLLRQPNARWFHKTDMNLFLQASRECEVDDLARMETVRRLGSEKPVVIFSKSNCCISHAIKMLIRSFGANPTVCELDHHPKGRDIENALLTLGCNPSVPAVFIGKLFVGGSTEVLSLNIRGKLKPLLIEANAIWM
- the LOC113756106 gene encoding monothiol glutaredoxin-S6-like isoform X1, which gives rise to MTLLRQPNARWFHKTDMNLFLQASRECEVDDLASRMETVRRLGSEKPVVIFSKSNCCISHAIKMLIRSFGANPTVCELDHHPKGRDIENALLTLGCNPSVPAVFIGKLFVGGSTEVLSLNIRGKLKPLLIEANAIWM